The following proteins are co-located in the Brevibacillus laterosporus DSM 25 genome:
- a CDS encoding DNA polymerase — translation MGRRVIRKRDAEAREGRIAEVLANKPDNYFILTDDTQLPAFVERLREEVRRQRAEWTDRFRKLGVESMTAGDFEGTGVDAYIDISIGFSIWLPLLDEGYYLPYGHVDGFDVPNAFKAGDPQLTRSKVLAAITPYLSRPEHGKTFHMGSARYDLHVARNDGYTIKGCVWDTLDAMNDLNEHEEAYGLKPLVAKYGRWFGLPGPIYTFEDLFGNRSPAPFNTELVGIYAIKDVLYGWKLFEWQYETMARTNRLLDCYAEIDAKLPETDVFMARCGFEIDLETMHGLSVEFEEKLAEARRQLFEAYEIDDAFVRKMDRTINAKKVADWIAAQKKRIAKRGENVAKQQAIIAELEAQGKTKLKKYENARQQLAKYLAEDLAPADEEHAPIFVDDAEFKLTNGNHIAYLIYDHVGIRDRTHLVKRGKVRSTAADVLEMYYKDEEALAPLATVAAYEKLLSTYVNKIPNALEPDGRLHSEFKAGGTATGRYSSSGYNGRPIDILDEFKTEV, via the coding sequence ATGGGCCGCCGTGTCATACGCAAACGTGACGCGGAGGCCCGCGAAGGGCGGATTGCGGAAGTGCTCGCGAATAAACCGGACAATTACTTTATCCTCACGGACGACACGCAGTTACCGGCATTTGTCGAGCGATTGCGCGAAGAAGTCCGGCGGCAACGAGCTGAGTGGACCGACCGTTTCCGTAAGCTAGGCGTAGAGTCAATGACCGCGGGCGACTTCGAGGGTACGGGCGTGGACGCGTACATCGATATATCAATCGGATTCTCCATATGGCTCCCGTTGCTCGACGAAGGTTATTATCTTCCGTATGGTCACGTGGATGGCTTCGATGTGCCGAATGCGTTCAAGGCGGGCGATCCGCAATTAACACGGTCAAAAGTACTCGCCGCAATCACACCGTATCTCTCACGACCCGAACACGGGAAGACGTTTCATATGGGGTCCGCACGTTACGACTTACACGTAGCTAGAAACGATGGCTACACGATCAAGGGTTGCGTTTGGGATACGTTGGACGCGATGAACGATCTCAATGAACACGAGGAAGCGTACGGTTTGAAACCGTTGGTCGCGAAGTACGGACGATGGTTCGGTTTACCGGGTCCGATATACACTTTCGAAGACCTCTTCGGTAACAGATCGCCTGCTCCGTTCAATACCGAGCTTGTCGGCATCTATGCGATCAAAGACGTACTGTACGGCTGGAAACTATTCGAGTGGCAGTACGAAACGATGGCGCGAACAAACCGTCTACTCGATTGCTATGCGGAAATTGATGCGAAACTACCGGAAACGGACGTATTCATGGCACGGTGCGGCTTCGAAATCGACCTTGAAACGATGCACGGACTAAGCGTTGAGTTTGAGGAAAAATTGGCGGAAGCTAGGCGACAACTGTTCGAGGCTTACGAAATTGACGACGCGTTTGTCCGCAAGATGGATCGGACTATTAACGCGAAGAAAGTAGCCGATTGGATCGCGGCGCAAAAGAAACGCATTGCCAAACGCGGAGAGAACGTAGCTAAGCAGCAGGCGATCATTGCAGAATTGGAGGCGCAGGGCAAAACGAAGCTAAAGAAGTATGAGAACGCGCGACAACAACTAGCAAAGTATCTTGCGGAAGACTTAGCGCCAGCAGACGAGGAGCACGCGCCTATATTCGTGGATGATGCAGAGTTCAAGCTGACGAACGGTAATCATATCGCGTATCTCATTTACGATCACGTCGGAATTAGAGATAGAACGCATCTCGTAAAGCGCGGCAAGGTACGATCGACTGCCGCAGATGTACTCGAAATGTACTACAAAGATGAGGAGGCGCTAGCACCGCTGGCAACCGTTGCCGCATACGAGAAACTACTGTCGACTTACGTTAATAAGATTCCGAACGCACTAGAGCCGGATGGACGATTGCATTCCGAATTTAAGGCGGGAGGGACGGCAACTGGGCGTTATAGTTCGAGTGGATATAACGGACGACCTATCGATATTCTTGACGAGTTCAAAACGGAGGTGTAG
- a CDS encoding DNA polymerase: protein MPTITDENYHAIVRKLIADERKVQLGTNLQNLPSKGEGDRVRNCFIPAEGFIFIGADLGQIEPRIMAHIMYEKYRDNSMRQIFVDGVDLYTTMAMMTFNLAEEFCVDKAYDPTGSFQPRKLMKTGVLAVAYRQSKRSFAKKMGVTEEVAEMFFENFDRTFPSFNTMVDDIIAGLKRDQYVETLRGRKRRFPDYKRVADEKKGNERRRIQLFTERKRLLDRISTKVISNGMSTLNGDLTIKDSSSKEERRLREIQTELDHLYEISGLVGYWERAAFNAVIQGTGADILKMNGNRMARECMARGWEMNASIHDEILISVPREQLTPETVALVNEIMTETVSLSVPLVTDIVIMPRWMDEHKPEEWDYEHCRPKIKKEDDALS, encoded by the coding sequence ATGCCGACGATAACTGACGAAAATTATCACGCAATCGTCCGCAAGCTAATCGCAGATGAACGTAAAGTACAGCTCGGTACGAATTTACAGAACCTCCCGTCTAAAGGCGAAGGCGATCGTGTTCGAAACTGTTTTATTCCAGCCGAGGGGTTTATCTTCATCGGCGCCGACCTCGGTCAAATAGAACCACGTATCATGGCGCACATCATGTACGAGAAATACCGAGATAACTCCATGCGTCAAATCTTCGTTGATGGCGTTGACCTTTACACGACTATGGCGATGATGACGTTTAATCTGGCGGAAGAGTTTTGCGTAGACAAGGCGTACGATCCGACAGGCTCGTTTCAGCCACGTAAGCTTATGAAAACCGGCGTACTCGCGGTAGCCTACCGTCAATCCAAACGTTCTTTCGCGAAGAAAATGGGCGTAACGGAAGAGGTTGCGGAAATGTTTTTCGAAAACTTCGACCGCACATTCCCGTCATTTAACACAATGGTCGACGACATCATCGCTGGCCTCAAACGTGACCAATACGTTGAAACACTTCGCGGAAGAAAACGCAGATTCCCGGACTATAAGCGTGTAGCGGACGAGAAAAAAGGGAACGAGCGTCGACGTATACAGTTGTTCACGGAGCGCAAACGTCTACTTGATAGGATTTCAACTAAAGTGATAAGCAACGGTATGTCTACGTTAAACGGTGATCTGACGATCAAAGACAGCTCTAGTAAAGAGGAACGTCGCCTTAGAGAAATTCAAACTGAGCTTGATCATTTATATGAAATATCGGGACTCGTCGGCTACTGGGAACGCGCAGCATTTAACGCTGTTATACAAGGGACTGGCGCTGACATTCTGAAAATGAACGGTAACCGAATGGCTCGCGAATGTATGGCGCGAGGTTGGGAAATGAACGCGTCTATACACGATGAAATATTGATTTCGGTTCCACGCGAACAATTGACGCCCGAGACGGTAGCGCTAGTCAATGAGATCATGACGGAAACCGTTTCGCTGAGTGTTCCGTTAGTGACGGACATAGTAATCATGCCGCGATGGATGGACGAACACAAGCCGGAAGAGTGGGACTACGAACATTGCCGGCCAAAGATTAAGAAGGAGGACGATGCCTTATCGTAA
- a CDS encoding PolC-type DNA polymerase III yields the protein MGEIYTFIDLETTGLDHENDQIIEIAAVKTDLEREYGRFQTFVQLDEGRDLPDFITELTGIAERELHGGTYSFFAVGALAKFFTDTTVVAHNAPFDLSFISGRAIFLEKFVCTRALAKLVAPTESASLKDVCARYGVELTGHHRAMNDVLATIEVFRKLKPIADYRGIDYRNVVVNALDRPLKYVPYGAKIVEVA from the coding sequence ATGGGCGAAATCTATACGTTCATTGACTTGGAAACAACGGGGCTCGATCATGAGAACGACCAGATAATCGAGATAGCCGCGGTGAAAACGGATTTAGAACGCGAGTACGGACGGTTCCAGACGTTTGTGCAACTCGATGAAGGGCGCGACTTGCCTGACTTTATCACGGAGCTGACGGGTATCGCAGAAAGAGAACTGCACGGAGGTACTTATAGTTTCTTCGCTGTCGGTGCGTTAGCTAAATTTTTCACTGATACTACGGTCGTTGCTCATAATGCTCCGTTCGATTTATCGTTTATTTCTGGACGCGCTATTTTCCTTGAAAAGTTCGTCTGCACCCGAGCACTCGCCAAGCTGGTAGCGCCCACGGAGTCAGCTTCGTTAAAAGACGTGTGTGCTCGATATGGCGTTGAGTTAACCGGGCACCATCGTGCAATGAACGACGTACTCGCCACAATCGAGGTCTTCCGCAAGCTTAAACCGATTGCAGATTATCGTGGAATTGACTACCGGAATGTAGTCGTAAATGCGCTGGATCGGCCGTTGAAATACGTACCTTACGGGGCGAAAATCGTGGAGGTGGCGTGA
- a CDS encoding YopX family protein, with protein MREIKFQAFNTIAKIMVTWEEIVADPTIRLSEFFTLPHLVIRQYTGLKDRNGKEIHEGDIVKGKSYTQTRPRRLIGKVQYRYNEFIVYGIGKYTFMVEELCTTFEVIGNVYEHPHLLTLGLTEEVSTKCR; from the coding sequence ATGCGAGAGATAAAGTTTCAAGCCTTCAATACAATCGCTAAGATCATGGTGACATGGGAAGAGATCGTAGCCGATCCAACAATTCGCTTGTCTGAGTTTTTTACCTTACCACATCTTGTAATCAGGCAATACACCGGACTCAAAGACCGCAACGGCAAGGAGATTCATGAGGGGGATATCGTTAAAGGGAAAAGCTATACGCAAACTAGGCCTAGACGGCTTATCGGAAAAGTCCAATACAGATATAACGAATTTATTGTGTACGGCATTGGGAAATACACATTTATGGTTGAAGAATTATGTACTACTTTCGAAGTCATCGGCAATGTTTACGAGCATCCACATCTGTTAACTCTGGGTTTAACAGAGGAGGTGTCTACCAAATGCCGATAG
- a CDS encoding crossover junction endodeoxyribonuclease RuvC, whose amino-acid sequence MARRKQSSRYLGLDISMNPGFAVIDVVNRVPTLIYASSLVTSTTHTDGQRFAYIEAKTVAVAHDAGPLIAIIREDFTDGRSKRARQGVFGAWAAVDQGLARYGYTVTDEISPTSVKRLVTGDGRAEKSEVAASVRKMLGLPEDYEFAAGYDDSDACAVVLAYLIANKLIDVEEAE is encoded by the coding sequence ATGGCAAGACGGAAACAGTCGAGTAGGTATCTCGGTTTAGACATTTCGATGAACCCGGGATTCGCGGTCATAGACGTAGTAAACCGGGTGCCTACGCTAATATACGCGTCATCACTCGTTACATCTACGACGCATACGGACGGCCAACGTTTCGCATACATCGAAGCCAAGACGGTAGCAGTAGCTCACGATGCCGGTCCACTTATCGCAATTATACGTGAGGACTTTACGGACGGCCGGTCGAAGCGTGCCCGCCAAGGCGTGTTCGGTGCGTGGGCGGCGGTGGATCAAGGGTTGGCTCGGTATGGCTACACGGTGACTGACGAGATTAGCCCGACGTCTGTGAAACGGCTGGTAACTGGTGATGGGAGGGCGGAGAAGAGCGAGGTCGCGGCAAGTGTCCGTAAGATGCTAGGATTGCCGGAAGATTATGAGTTTGCGGCTGGCTACGATGACAGCGATGCGTGTGCGGTTGTGCTGGCGTATCTTATCGCGAATAAATTGATAGACGTTGAGGAGGCGGAGTGA
- a CDS encoding dUTP diphosphatase, with the protein MIPVKIKRLHPDAVIPQYATAGSAGFDLVAVEDVAISPGETKKVPLGLAFEIPEGFVMLVCMRSGIAYNTTLRQPNGIGIIDSDYRGEVAMMFVNTCGESEFHDFTYGLVNGNYLVSSNGEGIEVDGNYYDPGVDGYYLIRKGDRVAQGLILPVMQAQFIVADELSETERGAGGFGSTGVSA; encoded by the coding sequence ATGATCCCCGTAAAAATCAAACGTCTGCACCCGGACGCAGTAATCCCGCAGTACGCAACGGCTGGCTCGGCCGGCTTCGATCTTGTCGCGGTTGAGGACGTGGCTATCTCGCCCGGTGAGACGAAAAAGGTTCCGTTAGGACTCGCGTTTGAAATACCGGAGGGCTTCGTGATGTTAGTGTGCATGCGGTCGGGCATTGCGTATAACACGACGCTTCGACAGCCGAATGGTATCGGTATTATCGACAGTGACTATCGGGGCGAAGTTGCGATGATGTTCGTTAATACTTGCGGAGAGAGTGAATTTCACGATTTCACCTACGGTTTGGTTAATGGAAACTATCTCGTTAGTTCTAACGGAGAGGGAATAGAGGTGGACGGCAACTACTATGATCCGGGTGTAGACGGTTACTATCTAATCCGTAAAGGAGACCGCGTTGCCCAAGGATTGATATTGCCGGTGATGCAGGCGCAGTTTATCGTTGCGGACGAATTAAGCGAGACGGAACGCGGAGCCGGCGGATTCGGGAGTACGGGGGTATCGGCGTAA
- the thyX gene encoding FAD-dependent thymidylate synthase has product MAETQMSVKLISHTQLSEEFYDSFDEFEGNQLVRWGVTDGQAVALTAIRTCYSANKPSEIVALEGDKYFGQTASDGEEGTEADRLFRHITRSGHTSTLEHLTFTFAIEGVSRALLAQLTRHRVGFSYSVQSQRYVRMGSSDKTGGFDYVVPPSLNGKDTDSSRGTGFDEETGDLIFRKITALEEFEEAMSTLQSVYDRLRRAGVPPEDARMVLPNAAATNLVMTANLRALLDFYGKRREGRGSQWEIAELAEQLRKEVTKAEPWTAPYFDVA; this is encoded by the coding sequence ATGGCAGAGACGCAAATGTCCGTAAAATTAATCTCTCATACGCAACTGAGCGAAGAGTTTTACGATAGCTTCGATGAGTTTGAGGGAAATCAGCTAGTCCGATGGGGCGTAACCGACGGCCAAGCCGTAGCCCTAACCGCAATCAGAACGTGTTACTCCGCCAACAAGCCGTCCGAAATCGTTGCTCTCGAAGGCGACAAGTACTTCGGCCAGACCGCATCTGACGGTGAAGAAGGAACGGAAGCCGACCGCCTGTTCCGCCACATTACACGATCGGGCCATACGTCCACTTTGGAACACCTCACGTTCACATTCGCAATCGAGGGCGTATCCCGCGCCCTTCTAGCGCAATTGACACGTCATCGGGTCGGCTTTAGTTACTCCGTCCAGTCACAACGATATGTACGGATGGGGAGTTCCGATAAGACAGGCGGATTTGATTACGTGGTGCCGCCTTCTCTCAACGGAAAGGATACTGATTCATCGAGAGGAACCGGATTTGACGAAGAGACAGGTGACCTCATATTCCGAAAGATAACGGCGTTAGAAGAGTTCGAAGAAGCGATGAGCACCCTACAATCGGTATACGACCGTCTACGTCGTGCTGGAGTCCCACCGGAAGACGCCCGAATGGTACTTCCGAACGCGGCCGCAACCAATCTAGTTATGACCGCGAATCTCCGGGCCTTGCTCGACTTCTACGGCAAACGACGAGAGGGGCGTGGTAGTCAGTGGGAGATTGCGGAATTAGCCGAACAATTACGTAAAGAGGTCACGAAAGCAGAGCCGTGGACAGCACCGTACTTTGACGTAGCCTAA
- a CDS encoding AAA family ATPase, which translates to MPLPSPTKLALCGKMRSGKDTVAGYLVEHYDFVPYAFGDGIKRVCRELFPEQVANGKKPRALLQGVGQAMRAIDPDVWIKRTMREVYQAQGFDVVITDLRQPNEYARLYSEGYVIIRVNASDDVRIDRMRSAGDTFDLADLTHDTERYVDMFAVHYELNNNGSVLDLWEQIDVVMREIMRREAV; encoded by the coding sequence ATGCCGTTGCCTAGTCCGACTAAACTTGCCCTCTGCGGCAAAATGCGGAGCGGAAAAGATACCGTCGCGGGCTATCTAGTCGAACATTACGACTTCGTACCGTACGCATTCGGCGACGGCATCAAACGTGTGTGTCGCGAACTATTCCCCGAACAAGTCGCAAATGGCAAAAAGCCCCGTGCGCTATTGCAAGGCGTGGGGCAGGCGATGAGAGCGATTGACCCTGACGTGTGGATTAAACGAACCATGCGCGAAGTATATCAAGCACAGGGCTTCGATGTAGTGATCACGGACCTTCGTCAGCCGAACGAATACGCACGCCTTTACTCGGAAGGCTACGTCATCATTCGCGTAAACGCTTCGGACGATGTGCGAATAGACCGGATGCGCTCGGCAGGCGATACGTTTGATCTCGCGGACTTAACGCACGATACGGAACGATACGTAGATATGTTCGCGGTCCATTACGAGTTGAACAATAACGGCTCAGTCCTCGACTTATGGGAGCAGATTGACGTTGTGATGCGGGAGATTATGCGTAGGGAGGCGGTTTGA
- a CDS encoding DUF7448 domain-containing protein has translation MVEVNVLRGKVLTIIDDSREDELIFYTEDGKCYRMYHEQDCCETVYLEDICGDLNDLLGTPLLLAEEVSEERGPVDEWDERYTWTFYKFATIKGSVTLRWYGTSNGYYSESVDFELIEEAA, from the coding sequence ATGGTAGAGGTAAACGTTTTGCGTGGAAAGGTACTAACGATAATCGACGACAGCCGTGAAGATGAGTTGATTTTTTATACGGAGGACGGCAAGTGTTACCGGATGTACCACGAGCAAGACTGCTGTGAGACCGTGTATCTTGAAGACATTTGTGGAGACTTGAACGATTTACTCGGAACGCCACTCTTACTCGCGGAAGAAGTTAGTGAGGAGCGCGGTCCTGTCGATGAGTGGGACGAGCGTTATACGTGGACTTTTTATAAGTTCGCGACTATCAAAGGAAGCGTGACTCTCCGTTGGTACGGGACATCTAACGGATATTATTCGGAGTCTGTTGACTTCGAACTAATCGAGGAGGCGGCTTGA
- a CDS encoding HsdM family class I SAM-dependent methyltransferase, whose amino-acid sequence MGKADRKRWEGNVRSMAIVAKPPEEITEEDVQFLRESYTSAGGLLPNAFSGGAFFTPTHVARFMVETIAGLSGGLTAGTCVLEPSAGSGVFLEHIPPDCEVTALELDETSAKVTKLIYPHVNVINADALTHERRDYYDIVIGNPPYGLTLETERDDFTTLSKSKGKYRGKSENVFIELAIKAAKPGGYIAFVLPMGISYANYSAKIRKYMHETCWHIATIHLPGETFQHVGTTIATQILIIRKAPPDTPLIEPATKRWGSSFKRGGYGAITQHDARFLAGQLPSYFAVVTDIGLDAKGRRTDSAQLDDLLVDFTDDGLVRENLYPHIPSWYGIGKGNDAFFFSHGNDSCDGYRDGSQTYADGPYRWNELTLGAGEEINGNSTWDFGWMDRIVAKYYERTTIKEAA is encoded by the coding sequence ATGGGAAAAGCCGACCGCAAACGTTGGGAAGGTAACGTACGCTCGATGGCGATAGTAGCGAAACCACCCGAAGAAATAACAGAGGAAGACGTCCAGTTCCTACGCGAAAGCTACACGTCGGCAGGCGGTCTCTTACCGAACGCATTCTCCGGCGGTGCTTTCTTCACGCCGACGCACGTAGCGCGGTTCATGGTCGAGACGATTGCGGGACTGTCCGGTGGACTAACGGCAGGCACGTGCGTCCTCGAACCTTCAGCCGGCTCCGGTGTGTTTCTCGAACACATTCCGCCAGATTGCGAAGTGACTGCGCTCGAATTGGACGAAACGAGCGCTAAGGTGACGAAGCTCATCTATCCGCACGTTAACGTTATAAATGCGGATGCACTAACGCATGAGAGACGCGACTACTACGATATAGTCATTGGTAACCCACCGTATGGGCTGACGTTGGAGACGGAGCGTGACGATTTTACGACGCTATCCAAGTCGAAGGGCAAATACCGCGGTAAGTCCGAGAACGTATTTATCGAACTCGCGATCAAAGCTGCAAAGCCCGGCGGTTACATTGCGTTCGTCCTACCGATGGGTATTTCGTACGCGAATTATTCCGCAAAAATCCGTAAATACATGCATGAAACGTGCTGGCACATCGCGACGATTCACCTGCCAGGCGAAACGTTCCAACACGTAGGGACGACGATAGCGACGCAGATTCTTATAATTCGGAAGGCACCGCCAGATACACCGTTAATTGAGCCTGCGACTAAACGGTGGGGATCGAGTTTTAAGCGTGGAGGATACGGCGCTATCACGCAACACGATGCGCGGTTCCTAGCCGGACAGCTACCGTCATATTTCGCAGTGGTGACGGACATCGGGTTGGATGCTAAGGGGCGACGGACTGACTCGGCACAACTGGACGATCTGCTCGTGGACTTTACGGATGACGGCTTAGTCCGGGAGAACTTGTATCCGCATATTCCGAGTTGGTACGGGATCGGCAAGGGTAACGATGCGTTTTTCTTCTCGCATGGTAACGATTCCTGCGACGGATACAGAGACGGGTCCCAAACGTATGCCGACGGACCTTACCGGTGGAATGAACTGACACTCGGTGCGGGCGAGGAGATTAACGGTAATAGTACGTGGGACTTTGGGTGGATGGATCGGATTGTAGCGAAGTATTACGAGAGGACTACGATAAAGGAGGCGGCTTAA
- a CDS encoding helix-turn-helix domain-containing protein — MKVHIKLGALLKERGISQRELARLTGIRVSSINEMCNNETLRLPLDNLAKICEVLGVEITDILELVDERL; from the coding sequence ATGAAAGTTCATATCAAATTAGGGGCTTTACTAAAAGAACGTGGAATCTCTCAACGAGAACTCGCACGCCTGACTGGAATACGTGTCTCGTCAATCAACGAAATGTGCAATAATGAGACTTTACGTTTACCTCTCGATAACCTTGCGAAAATATGCGAAGTGCTTGGCGTTGAGATTACGGATATCCTCGAACTTGTGGATGAACGTCTCTAA
- a CDS encoding helix-turn-helix transcriptional regulator — translation MSNVLERTYHPETGELGTFIPDGSHVTIQTDAQREATRQHFERERIKLVYRGLNWVACYHEAILGIIRDLTLIEAGALIKLLPFLRFKSEGKLVQDGKPLKQTDIARLLGRGKKATMAILQRLETLGVITCEKEGRTNVYYISVNFHTMGDVIDGASFTKLYQVKAREIAEELTLSELGFLYKILPFFHYQTYYLCDNPDEENPEVIRHLNREQLAERVGHDIQTVYELVNKLRNKGVVLTTTSAKTTNYLVHPDVMFRKEYEDEYTRVVRRMFEEHRIRQAKKFA, via the coding sequence ATGAGCAACGTACTAGAACGTACATACCATCCCGAGACGGGCGAGCTCGGCACGTTTATCCCAGACGGTTCTCACGTGACTATACAGACGGATGCGCAACGGGAAGCAACCCGTCAGCATTTCGAACGCGAACGAATAAAACTGGTTTATCGTGGGCTAAATTGGGTCGCGTGTTATCACGAAGCTATACTCGGAATCATACGAGATTTAACGTTAATAGAGGCGGGAGCACTTATCAAGTTGCTTCCGTTTTTGCGTTTTAAGAGCGAGGGCAAGCTCGTACAGGACGGCAAGCCACTAAAGCAGACGGACATTGCTCGACTGTTAGGTCGCGGTAAGAAAGCGACTATGGCGATTCTACAACGATTGGAAACGCTCGGCGTCATAACTTGCGAAAAGGAAGGCCGTACCAACGTGTACTACATTAGCGTCAATTTCCATACGATGGGCGACGTAATAGATGGCGCATCCTTTACGAAGCTATACCAAGTGAAAGCACGTGAGATTGCGGAGGAGTTGACGCTCAGCGAACTCGGCTTCTTATACAAGATACTCCCGTTCTTCCACTATCAGACGTACTATCTCTGCGACAATCCAGACGAGGAGAATCCGGAGGTCATACGTCACTTGAACCGTGAGCAATTGGCCGAACGAGTGGGACACGACATACAGACGGTGTATGAGCTCGTGAATAAACTCCGCAACAAAGGCGTAGTGCTGACGACAACAAGTGCCAAGACAACGAATTATCTCGTCCATCCAGACGTTATGTTCCGGAAAGAGTACGAGGATGAGTATACGCGAGTCGTGCGGAGGATGTTCGAGGAACACCGGATTCGGCAGGCGAAGAAATTTGCTTAG
- a CDS encoding phBC6A51 family helix-turn-helix protein, whose protein sequence is MASFCTQFTKGDDNMAKDLRKLEARLTQEQIKAAQLLAVNNFLAKNPVDAEKGRMRLDEIAKEAGCSVSSLYKWRNYNETFIDYVNGLSANAFMSHLPQIMEKHLDMTLKGQGSMKGIELFYKFGGLLIDKSEVTNDDGRSLQSIDERLAALLERSKEPDTDGIS, encoded by the coding sequence GTGGCTTCTTTTTGTACTCAATTTACGAAAGGAGACGACAACATGGCGAAAGATTTACGCAAGCTTGAGGCACGACTTACCCAAGAACAGATTAAGGCGGCGCAGTTACTCGCGGTCAACAACTTCCTAGCTAAAAATCCCGTTGACGCGGAAAAGGGGCGAATGAGGCTCGATGAAATTGCGAAGGAAGCGGGTTGCTCCGTCAGTTCACTCTACAAATGGCGCAATTATAACGAGACATTTATCGATTATGTGAACGGTCTGTCCGCAAACGCTTTTATGTCGCATCTTCCGCAGATTATGGAGAAGCACTTGGACATGACGCTAAAGGGTCAAGGATCGATGAAGGGGATCGAGCTTTTTTATAAATTCGGCGGTCTGTTGATCGATAAGTCGGAGGTTACAAACGATGATGGGCGTTCGCTACAGTCTATCGACGAACGACTAGCGGCGTTATTGGAACGGTCCAAGGAGCCTGATACCGATGGCATATCTTAA